From the genome of Deltaproteobacteria bacterium, one region includes:
- a CDS encoding HD domain-containing protein, giving the protein MSPALAHRGAPLLAVIDAGSRAVRLAVAEAHPGRPLRRLETLSAPVALGVDAAGGGRIRTTTTEAVVSILHDFAAVLQGYGLSLGSCRAVATTAIREARNRDVFLDRVAQRTGLRIEVIEAVEEARLLHQLLGRLLAPHYQQGRNLILALGGGGTQIIVQAAGELVLAESQRFGTLSLHGRMPNERSSVATARCFLAKAAHGLGRLTDLSRVRTVVGLNRELLELAEKLTRGRSDEVGLHLDRKQVNRLAALTEDRSADELAARTGLDAVTAEVGRMALEEVMAFWRLAEATSLTLCRATLVDGLLFEAERRHTAPELVAHDLAAQGEEGAWALARRFHADEAHAAQVRSLALHLFDALRGSGGLSEPSRRLLGVAAIVHDIGVFVRSSDHEVHSAYLVRASEIMGLTRADRWAVATMTRHHRGPVSYSDFAVGELTSESERVELLKLTAILRLAEALDADHQQRVGQLRVEVDSESMHVCAETSSGDRESFLELGRAFRLQADLFEEVFGVMPVLTEVLPG; this is encoded by the coding sequence GTGTCCCCTGCGCTCGCTCACCGGGGCGCGCCGTTGCTCGCGGTGATCGACGCGGGTTCTCGCGCCGTGCGACTGGCGGTGGCGGAGGCGCACCCGGGACGTCCGCTGCGACGGCTGGAGACGTTGAGCGCGCCGGTGGCGCTCGGAGTGGACGCCGCGGGCGGAGGTCGCATCCGGACCACCACGACGGAGGCTGTGGTAAGCATCCTTCACGACTTCGCCGCCGTCCTCCAGGGCTACGGCCTCTCCCTTGGCTCGTGTCGCGCGGTCGCCACCACGGCCATTCGGGAAGCGCGGAATCGAGACGTCTTCCTCGACCGGGTGGCGCAGCGGACGGGCCTGCGGATCGAGGTGATCGAGGCGGTCGAGGAGGCGCGGCTCCTGCACCAACTGCTCGGACGCCTCCTCGCGCCGCACTACCAACAGGGGCGGAACCTGATCCTGGCGCTGGGCGGAGGCGGTACGCAGATCATCGTGCAGGCGGCAGGGGAGCTCGTCCTTGCCGAGTCGCAGCGCTTCGGGACGCTGAGTCTCCACGGGCGAATGCCGAACGAGCGCAGCTCCGTTGCCACCGCACGATGCTTTCTGGCCAAGGCGGCGCATGGCCTCGGGCGGCTGACCGACCTCTCTCGGGTGCGTACGGTCGTTGGGCTGAACCGGGAGTTGCTCGAGCTCGCCGAGAAGCTGACGAGAGGTAGGAGCGACGAGGTGGGCCTGCATCTGGATCGAAAGCAGGTCAACCGGCTGGCCGCGCTGACGGAGGATCGAAGCGCCGACGAGTTGGCCGCGCGAACCGGTCTCGACGCCGTGACGGCGGAGGTGGGACGCATGGCGCTCGAGGAGGTCATGGCTTTCTGGCGCCTGGCCGAGGCCACCTCTCTGACCCTCTGCCGGGCGACGCTCGTCGATGGACTGCTCTTCGAGGCGGAGAGGCGGCACACGGCGCCCGAACTCGTCGCGCACGACCTGGCCGCGCAGGGAGAGGAGGGGGCGTGGGCTCTCGCGCGGCGTTTCCACGCCGACGAGGCGCACGCGGCACAGGTGCGGTCGCTGGCGCTGCACCTTTTCGACGCTCTCCGCGGCAGCGGTGGTCTGTCCGAGCCCAGCCGGCGCCTTCTGGGCGTGGCGGCCATCGTGCACGACATCGGGGTCTTCGTCCGGAGTTCCGATCACGAGGTCCACTCGGCCTACCTGGTCCGGGCGAGCGAGATCATGGGCCTCACGCGCGCCGACCGATGGGCCGTGGCGACGATGACCCGGCATCACCGGGGGCCCGTGTCGTATTCGGACTTCGCCGTGGGGGAGCTGACCTCCGAGAGCGAACGGGTGGAGCTTCTCAAGCTGACAGCCATCCTGCGCCTGGCGGAGGCGCTCGACGCTGACCACCAGCAGCGCGTGGGCCAGCTCCGCGTCGAGGTGGACAGCGAAAGCATGCACGTCTGCGCCGAGACCTCGAGCGGGGATCGCGAGAGCTTCCTGGAACTCGGGCGGGCCTTTCGCCTGCAGGCCGACCTCTTCGAGGAGGTATTCGGTGTCATGCCCGTGCTGACGGAGGTCCTTCCGGGATAG
- the ppk1 gene encoding polyphosphate kinase 1, with translation MRPRGKPDPQQRYFNREWSWLCFNERVLEEAEDEQNPLLERLRFLSIFAGNLDEFYMIRVAGLFRQVDAGIAVSGPDQRRPEEQLAGAAERVQALLPRLEAVLARLLHELADQGVPVLAVEQLDGQGRDFARRYYEELVYPVITPTIVGPKHPFPTLQNCTLTLVLRLAERRKPRGVRRRLAFLALPRVLPRFVTVRGANGTVALVPLESLLVAHAPSLFAGYEVQAISAVRVTRDADIAIDEDATEDMRRAVARKLLGRRHGAAVRLEHGSRIARKVLRVLKANLQVDPAHCYARRGLMQLVDVQQIYAAVSRADLKFPPLVPLPAARGRPKSCFEWLRRGAVLVHHPYHSFDPVAELVAEAANDPGVLAIKQTLYRTSGDSPVVRALTLAAERGKQVSVVVELRARFDEERNLEWARRLEHAGAHVVYGLVGYKTHCKALLVVRREPEGIRRYLHLGTGNYNDATARAYTDVGLLACDELLGEDVSALFNVITGATQPPAWNKIEMAPTGLRRRLLYLIGREAERSGRRARGRIIAKMNALVDPEVIDALYGASRAGVRVDLIVRGTCCLRPGVPGLSENVRVRSIVGRFLEHARVFWFANGGHDELYLSSADWMPRNLDHRIEILFPVEEPEHRRYLRAVLELGLQDNTKARELRADGVYRPWRAGRQRVDSQRATMELTEDWLGPREAQPLQRFVPMGRGTAREGGEG, from the coding sequence ATGAGGCCACGAGGGAAACCAGACCCCCAGCAGAGGTACTTCAACCGGGAGTGGAGCTGGCTCTGCTTCAACGAGCGCGTGCTCGAGGAGGCCGAGGACGAGCAGAACCCGCTCCTCGAGCGCCTCCGCTTCCTCAGTATCTTCGCCGGGAATCTCGACGAATTTTACATGATCCGAGTGGCCGGATTGTTCCGCCAGGTCGACGCGGGAATCGCGGTGAGCGGGCCTGACCAGCGGCGTCCGGAAGAGCAGCTCGCTGGCGCCGCGGAGCGCGTTCAGGCCCTCTTGCCGCGCCTGGAGGCCGTTCTCGCGCGGCTCTTGCACGAACTCGCGGACCAGGGGGTTCCCGTCCTGGCGGTGGAGCAGCTCGACGGGCAAGGTCGTGACTTCGCGCGGCGCTACTACGAAGAGCTGGTCTATCCGGTCATCACGCCCACGATCGTGGGGCCGAAACATCCGTTTCCCACCCTGCAGAACTGCACTCTGACGCTGGTCCTTCGCCTCGCCGAGCGGCGCAAACCCCGCGGCGTGCGTCGTCGGCTCGCGTTCCTCGCCCTGCCCCGCGTGTTGCCACGTTTCGTGACCGTTCGCGGAGCAAACGGGACCGTAGCGCTCGTGCCGCTCGAGTCGTTGCTCGTCGCGCACGCCCCGTCGCTTTTTGCCGGATACGAGGTCCAGGCGATAAGCGCCGTTCGCGTCACGCGGGACGCCGATATCGCCATCGACGAGGATGCGACGGAAGACATGCGAAGGGCCGTGGCGCGCAAGCTCCTCGGGCGGCGGCACGGCGCGGCGGTGCGGCTCGAGCACGGGTCGCGTATCGCGCGCAAGGTGCTTCGGGTGCTCAAGGCCAACCTGCAGGTGGATCCGGCGCACTGCTACGCTCGTCGTGGGTTGATGCAGCTGGTCGACGTGCAACAGATTTACGCGGCGGTGAGTCGTGCGGACCTCAAGTTCCCACCGCTCGTCCCGCTGCCTGCCGCCCGTGGCCGGCCCAAGAGCTGTTTCGAGTGGCTACGCCGTGGAGCGGTGCTGGTCCACCACCCCTATCACTCCTTCGACCCGGTGGCCGAGCTCGTTGCCGAGGCGGCGAACGACCCTGGAGTTCTGGCAATAAAGCAGACGCTCTATCGGACGAGCGGCGACTCGCCGGTGGTGCGGGCGCTGACCTTGGCCGCCGAGCGCGGGAAGCAGGTCAGCGTGGTGGTGGAGCTGCGGGCTCGCTTCGACGAGGAGCGGAACCTCGAGTGGGCCCGGCGTCTGGAGCATGCGGGCGCGCACGTGGTGTACGGGCTGGTCGGCTACAAGACGCACTGCAAGGCCCTTCTGGTGGTGCGTCGGGAGCCGGAAGGGATCCGGCGCTACCTGCACCTGGGGACGGGAAACTACAACGACGCGACTGCGCGCGCCTACACCGACGTTGGGCTGCTTGCTTGTGACGAACTCCTCGGCGAGGACGTGTCGGCGCTCTTCAACGTCATCACCGGGGCGACCCAGCCTCCGGCGTGGAACAAGATCGAAATGGCTCCCACGGGTCTGCGAAGGCGACTGCTCTACCTCATCGGTCGCGAGGCCGAGCGTTCGGGGCGGCGTGCTCGCGGGAGGATCATCGCCAAGATGAACGCGCTCGTGGACCCGGAGGTGATCGATGCGCTCTACGGGGCGTCGCGGGCCGGAGTGCGAGTGGACCTGATCGTGCGCGGGACCTGCTGCCTGCGCCCGGGTGTCCCGGGCCTATCGGAGAACGTGCGCGTGCGCAGCATCGTCGGAAGGTTCCTCGAGCACGCGCGCGTCTTCTGGTTTGCGAACGGCGGACACGACGAGCTCTACCTCTCCTCGGCCGACTGGATGCCTCGGAACCTCGACCACCGGATCGAGATCCTTTTTCCCGTCGAGGAACCGGAGCATCGCAGATACCTGAGGGCCGTGCTGGAGCTCGGTCTGCAGGACAACACGAAGGCACGCGAGCTGCGCGCCGACGGTGTCTACCGGCCGTGGCGCGCCGGGCGGCAGCGGGTGGACAGCCAGCGTGCGACGATGGAGCTGACGGAGGATTGGCTCGGGCCGAGGGAGGCCCAGCCGCTCCAGCGGTTCGTCCCGATGGGGCGCGGTACGGCGCGCGAAGGCGGCGAGGGATGA